The Gossypium arboreum isolate Shixiya-1 chromosome 4, ASM2569848v2, whole genome shotgun sequence DNA segment CTCTGTTTCGTGTTATTTTTCGGCcgtgtaaaatatttaaaatagtaaaattttttaaatttcatttttttccaGCTTATAATTCTATTATTTCTTGTAAATcagtgtttaatatttttagaagCATAAGTTCATTtttctaattctttaatttttattggttcttttaaatttcttattttattggtCAACAAATTCTCAGGTAAGAACAGCTCATTTTATAGGACATATACTTGTTTCTTTTTTAAGTTTTAGAACTTCTATTCTATTAGTTTATTTAAATGTTATTGCTTTCATGATTTTTAAGCCATGGGTTAGTGCCTTAGTGGCTACTCTGATAGTTGAATCTATAGTGATGAAGTATGctaattaattattagttaatatTTGAATGTTAATTCTTCTTTTTAAAATTCGATATTGTTTTTGAGATGGTTATCAAAAGTGGGAAAAATATGTAAAATGGTATATGTTAATCTTGAAGTCTAAGGgttagaaaaatataaaagaaaaacttATGAGAGGGTTAAAAATAAAAGTTCTCTGAGGTGTAAATTTGGATTTTCCCTGATCGATTGCATACAATCTAATCGAATTAATTAGCTCTTAACAATCATGGGAATCCTTGTTCTTCTGTTTGTTCAACCTAAGTTACATTCCTTGAAAGATCTAGAAAAGCTGAATCCTTCCGTACTAATCCTTAagtatatgattttttttattcttttacatGTGACCCACTTTTCACTTGCAGACTAAAATGATTCATAAACGTCCTTACACCGATGACTCTCAAGAGGTTGCCTGTAAGCATATGAGGCAATGTGATGATACTGTCCACATTGCTTCCTTTGTTGATGTCAATGATGTTCATCCCAACAACGCTTTTCAAAACCATCAAATTTCTGGTACTACAAATACAATGTTGTTTAATCTTTCTGCATAACTAGATTAGATATTCTTGCTTGGGCCTTTGCCTCTAGAACTTCATGTACCGAGTCGCTTGAGTTTGTGACTCTTGATAGTGAACTTGATATTATCATGTCAACTTAGATAAGGTTTCTTTTGACAACTCAATATCCAAGTAGTGGACTTAAGATACTGTGCAAGTAAATAAGCATGGATGAGTAGGTATGTTTCAGTTGTCAAAAGAAAGGTGGACATTATTTTAGTTCATTGATTAAATGTGTGGAAGGTTCACTTAATGAACTTGCTTGTGATGCTTCATTATTATAGAGTTGGAACACTCTAATTCTATGTGCGTTGGACATGTTGAAAATTCTctttggaaaaaaaattgttttactaTAAATGATAATATAGTTGGATAGCTCTTTATAGAAGCATTTTGGCATCCATGTCTTTTAACTTTATCTATCTTGTATGCAAACTATTTACCTGCACATGTTCCTTTTATCACATCTAACTGTGCATATCAGCCTTGTGACCATACTTagctaatcaaattaaaattttcagcaaGTTTCTATAACTGATAGAATTCCAATTTGAAGAAGGTAAATGGGAGGACATTTACACTGGGTGCCAAGATGAAGGTAGGTTTGCTGAAGATCAATGCAACAATGTTCATCGTGGCACCAATAAGGAATACGAAAGTGGTGCTTCTGCTTGTGTTCCTCATTTTTGGTGGGTAAATGGCAATGGCATGGATGCAGATGCAGAGTCAAATGTGGCAGTTCATCTTCCACTGTTTCCGGAGTATTTTGCATCCGGGAACCAAGTCCAGGCTTTTCTTCATTCTGATGAAATCTATTCATCTCTTCTTTCTCCTAAAAAAGTTTCTGTTGGACCAGAGTATCAAGCTGATATTCCTGAATGGAGCCAACAGGATATGAAGAGCTCCTTGGATTATCTTGATACATCAGATCCTCAAGTTGCCCTTAGATCATCATGTGCAGGCCTCATGGTTGATGATGATtatgggaagaagatgatggGTACTTGTGTCATTCCAATGCCTGATTCTGAAGCAACTTCAATGTTTTGCTTTGAAGATGCGAGCCATGGAATTGATTGTGACTGCCTCGATCGTGGTTCTATCAGTTGCATTGGACAACATGTGACAAAAGCAAGAGAGAAATTAAAGGGGAATCTTGCGTTGGAAATATTCAGGGAGTTGGGTTTCTGTGATATGGGGGAGGAAGTTGCAAAAGGATGGACAGAAGAGGAAGAGCTAGCATTTGATAATGTTGTCCTTTCTAACCCCTTCTCATTGGGCAAGAATTTTTGGGATCATCTCCCTGTGGCTCTCCCTTCCCGTACTAAGAAGGAAGCTATCAGTTATTATTTCAATGTGTTTATGCTCAGAAAACGTGCCGAGCAGAACCGAATTTACCCTTTACATATTGACAGTGATGATGATGAGTGGCAGACAGCTGAGTGTGGAATTCCAGCGGGGGATGACGACTCTGTCGTGGAATCTCCAACTGGTCATGAAACTGCTGCACATTATGAAAACAACGATGAAGAAGATTGCCATGAGGACATTGAGAATGATTATGACAACGAGCATGGGGTTGATTCTTCTGAAAATGCTGCTGATGATTTTTGTAAAGGTATCACTGAGGAAGAAGATGAGGGAGATATCGATGAAATTTCAAGACTCCATGGGGAAAAGTTCATTGATGATTACAGTTGCAGTGATTTTCAGCTTGTGACTAGGGTTAAGGGGAATAATGAGGATGGTTATAATGATGTCCAGGATGACTCATGCACATCATACGAGTATCAGGGGGAGCAGGTTGATTCCCATGGTCTGCCTGAGACGGCGATGGATGCAAATCAACCCAGTCTAGAGTGTCGAATTCATTGATGGTGGAGAAATTTGTGAGCCTTCCAATCATAGTACTTGATAGTTTGAGGAATGGATTTATTAAGCCatgttatgttttaatataaGTGCTTACCTCCAGCAAGTTCTCAAGAATGCTGCAAGGCTGGCAGAAGTGTGATATAAATTCGTTTTACTGATTTCTCTTGAATCTTTAAAATTCAAGTTGGCTTGTTAGAGCCATTGAAGGTTTGGTGAGATGGTAAGGATCCTCATTGTGATCGAAAACCAGCTTTTTAAAAATAAAGGACATCTCCGGTGAGAATTTCTGCATGGAGCAGATGAGAATAATTGTATAGCGGGGCAGTTTTGTGGGATGAGGTTAGCATCTGTGAGTGCATCGAAGAAACTCTCATGGAATATTGCCTTCTGTATGCAATCTGCAAGCACTTGTACTGCCAAGACATGATTCctgtgtttttctttttttctcttaacCAGGATCATGGATGTTGGAAATAATATAAAAGCATACGAGTGGTGACACTCCAAAATCTCAGCAGCTCTCGATTTGATCTAAAATTTGGTCTTTTTACATGTATGATGTATTTGCTCTCTTCTTTGTTCAATGGTGGCTTCATTTTTGGTACAAAAGAAGTGTTTAACTTCTGATTAAGAAAAATACTGCAGACGTGTGATTAAAATAGGAAACAGTTCATGAATAGCCTAGGTTATCCTGAATGTGGCCAGCAAGAcatggttttttttaaaaaaaaaaaatctaatttatgTCTGCCAGACTGTCAGTACTCAGTACATGTATTATTAGTGGTAGACATTGGCCAACACCAGACATTAAAATAGTTTGAATCGGGAATTAATTGTTCCAGTGAGTCTACTACTGTATACCTTGAATAAAAAATGATAAGTCCAaccgatttgaaaatggttaatAGCACCAAAATCTCCTCTACATTACTTCCAACAAAGTAAGATCCCCACTGATGATCTTCATCCTTGGCACTAAAATAATGGTCATAATCATGGGGTTGGTGATATAAAATCTTTAACTACTCTCTATATTTTAGTTTATAAAGGAGTAACATTGACAATATACCAAATATTTTCAATatacaaaatatttttcaataaatataGTCCTTAATTTTATTACACTagtaacataaaaaaattaaaccagttaaaaaaacataaagatcAGAAAAGGATTTAGAATATGTCaagattaattttattattaaatagtaATTCAAGTTAACATATAGATTTAAGGATTATTATCTTATATCTGGAATAAAAAACTCCATAAGCGGGTTTAAAATAATGTTACTTGGTGTAATAAAATGGTCTGTATTTGGTACACATtcattgtatttttttattccacaaacaattttaaaaatttgtcatgtgtctattttttaaaatatattttttaatatgtaCTATACTCTTATAGGACACTTATCAACACCCTAGTTCTGCTTGTGGAGTCTAAAAACTTTATTGGTAGTGTACTGATTgtgtactttttttttattttacaagcATCCTTCAAAAATTGTCatgtgtttttttaaaaaaaaaacttattattttaatatcttactatACCCCTAGGACACTTGTTAGCCCCTTACTcgcttataaaatttaaaaattccatagGTAGTCTATTAAATATTATTCCAATTAAAAAATGACATTTGGCATCAACTTGAATCATTTGCGGAGTTTTTCTACCCTACCACCTAGATTTAAATGATTTGTATTTTTTGATAGTATTTAGAGCACGGAAAGTGTACTGTTTTTATTCCATAAGTACCCTTAAAAAATTCTTATgtgtctttttttttaaatatatattttaatattttactatatcccATAGGACACTTATCAACATCTTtgactttttttatttttgtgaagCCTAAAAACTCTACTAAATATTTTATGAGAAAATAAAATGAATGGGGTTATGGGATTATTATGTTTAGCATCTCAACAAATTGATATTGAGAGTTGTGGTTGGCAAAAAGCCTAAAACCATAATAAATCAAGGCATCCTTAAGAAGCAAGTATTTTTAAAGTCTTATTTCATATTGATTGATTAAACCTAATTTTCCAACTTAACCAACACATCCCACATTCCTTTGTCTTTTGAAAAATATGCCATCAACTGATTGGTACTTATTTCTATGTTAAGAAACTTTTATAATAGTGCTTTTCCTTTCAAACTAAAACAAAGGGAGTTTTTCGTCTAATTAAATTCAGTTGATAAAATATAATTTGCTCAAATTTTAGTTTAACACccaaatttaattttctttttttattgaaatttcaaaattattttatgattaaaataaataaataaataaagttatgaTATCAAACCAAATTTCAAGTATGTATAAAGAAGAATGAAATTCTCATGAATTTCATCAACAATTGATTTTTGTGTTGGCACTCAATTATATTGATTTTGGTGTCAAATGCTAATCTAAGGAAAAGATAAGGTATCACAAAGAATATTGATTCCTTAATCACTACTCATTTACCATTAATACATAGAAAGAAttaattagaattaaattaaatatttaaaagtaaTAGATAtaatcaatgtttcataaaattATCTAAGATATGTATGTTTTAAATTTGCTCTTATATCACATTTTTCTATCTGTTTGCTTTCATAGCACGTTTATCTTTTCTCTAAATCCATTTTTTttattctcttcttttcttttcgtcTCTTTCGTTTTACCACATGCAGGGACGAATGCAATGCGTTGCTTCTAAGGTcctttgaaaattataaaattataaattagaatAGTGATAAAATTACCTTGTTCCCCTCAAGAATTTATAATTCGATTCTGGCACCTCCTAATTTTTTTTGCCTTCGCCCCTAACTAAACAATTTATGATCTAATCATAAAAGATAACTTAGCAGGCCTTAAAACCTTGGTAGATCGACTTGGGGGAAAATGTTGCATATGTTACCTATGAAAATTGCTTGGTGGGATGCTTTCTAATAGCTAATATAATGCACTTTCAATCCGTGTGAAACACTCTTGTGAATGTTTGGCACCTTATTAGTGGAATGGTTATCACAAATCTAGGAGAGAGACtatatttatttcatttctaTTATAAAATTGATATAGAAAGGGTTATTGTTGAGGGATCATTGACTTTTAATAATCATATACTTACAACCTGTAGATTGGATGAAGGAGAGGATCCATTACAAGTACCACTATTTTTTTGCAAATATCTATGTACAAATACATAATTTATCGAACGGGTTATTTTTGGAAGCAATGGCAATACAATTTAGGAATTTTGTTGTTAAATTTATGGTGTATAACATAAAGTCCAATGTTAGTGGGATTAAGGGATATATGTATGTAAAGGTCGTAGTTGATGTCGAATTCCATCTTAAAAGGAGAAAAAGGTTTATTATTGTAGAAATCCCATGTCTATGCATGTTTTCAATATGAAAGATTAACATTATTATGTTTTCTATGTGGCAAATTAAGCCATGCTGAAAGCTTTTATCCAATTCATGGTAAAAAAAGAGCTGACCATGGAGGGGATATCCTGCTAAAGGAAAGTAACTAAAGGTTAACAATGAATAATGAGTCTATGGCTTCAAGAAGATGGTGAATCTGGCACTCCGCAATTTGGGGGGATTAGACTGGAAACAGAGAGATCTTATGGAGATCtgttaaattcaaaaaaaaattaataagatTATAGCGAATATGGGCATTAATCTAAGTGGTTTGTTAAATAAAGATTAAAAAAAAGTTATTGTTGAATTGGTTAAGGTAATGGGCCTGGTGATAATGATATGGGCTTAGGACAAGAGGACAATCCTATTGAAATTATAAACGGAAAGAAATGGCCCATAACCTTTATATCTGCTAGGATTGATTCGATAGAAGTACTAAACAAACAAATCAACATTCGTTCTCCTATGACACCGATGGGACCTGTAGGGCTGGCTTGTTAAGAACAATAAGACTTATTTATTAGAATGTCCATGGACTTAGGAACCTACAAGAGATTCAAAGGCTCCAGCACATATTGAAGGAGTGAAATTGTCATGTAATTTATCTTATGAAAACAAAATTACATGCTTAGAAGATATTAAAAGGAAGTTGGGTTTTGGGGAGTCCATCCATTAATGTCATTTAAAGTCATGGATTCAAACCTTACTAAGGCAAATTGCTAAACATTTCCTTGGTGGCGAGGCACTCCTTAACCTCTGAGTACCCTTTAACCTATCCTTGGAGATAAAAATATGAGGCTAAAACTAAGCATAGACTTCCTGGGCACAATACCTTCTCTTTTTGAGGGTTTGATCAGTTGCTCGACGGATGACACTTCAAAGACATCTCCAAAAAGACTAGTCAAGTGGTAGTGTACTTACCCACTAATGCCATTTAAGGGCATAGGTTCAAACCCCACCAAGACCAAATGCTAAACATTTCCTTGGTGGTGAGGCGCTTTCCAAACTCTATGAACCTTGGGCTTTGCTTAAAGTCGGGAACTAAAACCTAAGGTTAAAACCAAGCACAAACACCTCAGGCACAATACCTCTATTGTTGAAGGGTTTGTCGACTCCTCGAATGACACTCCAAAAAGATGTCTCCCAGAGCTAGACCGATCTCCCCTTAACAAAAAGATACCTTTTTTCTAGCCAAGTGGTAGTGTTCTTAACCACTAATGCAATTTAAGGGCATGGGTTCGAATGCCACTAATGTCAAATGCTAACATTTCCTTAGTGGTGAGGCGTTCCACAAACTCCATGAATCCTTGGGCTCTTCTCAAAGTTGGGATAAAAAACTTGAGGCTAAAACCGAACATAGATATCTCAGGCACAATACATCCACCGTTGAGGGGTTTAATGGCTCCCTAGATGACATTCCAAGAAGATGTCTCCCAAAGCGAGACTGACCTCCCTTAAAAAAAAACACCCTTTTTCTAGACAACTGGTAGTGTACTTAGCTATTAATGTCATTTATGGGCATGAGTTCGAACCCTGCAAAGGCCAAATATTAATATGTCCTTGGTGGTGAGGTGCTATGCAAACTCCATGAACCTTTGGGCTCTCCTCGGAATCGAGAGACAAAACTCAAGCTAAAACTGAGTATAGATACTCCAAACACGATACCTCCATCATTGAGGGGTTCGCCAACTCCTCAAACAACATTCCAAGAAGATGTCTCCCAAAGCATGCCCAATCCCCTCAACAAATTTGAAGTTCAAATTTTAGCATCTATAATCTTTTTCCTTGATAGATAGcttcttatttaaaaaaaaaaatcatatcttcctAACACTAAATTATATTAGTTTAACTTAAACTCTTtctctttttcaaatcattaacaAAGACAAGAAACTTTCTTAATTCTTATTcttaaaagaaatttatgataaACAAAAATTAAGTATAATTTATCATGATTTTAATCTTTAGATTTTTATAAAACCGATCActttttagttcaattttaatacaatttacttattttacaagattattttaaaaaatttccaataaattacattcaaatttgaattgaaaaaatatcattttttaGAATGATTGTATTCTTCACATCACATATGTCTTATCTTTCATAAAGATTAATAATTTTTCTTGTATTTCTTAAGTTTCATCTTAATATAgtagaatttatatatatatatatatatatatatatatatatttgtattataatcatgcttaaaatattttacttttaaataaattttgatcctttaataattcttattatataaaatttaagatattattatattttaattattttttgtaaGATTTATTATCACATCTAATATAGCCAAAtttctcttatatatatatatatatatatatatatatatatatatatatatttatttattttcaattatgCCAAGATAAATTCCATTTGGACTAAGAAAAGAGAATAGGGCAGTGCCCAAGCTAACCCAACCCTGTTAGCTTTTTGTAACTTTGCTTGACATGCAAGGATTTCAAGATGCAAATCTCTTTCACCGTTTTCATTTCTCAAAGTCTCTTATTCTTCCTTACTTCCCATCTGCTTAACCCAACCTCTCTTTCACTTTACTTTGACCTTCTACTTGTTTGCTTATACTTCATTCTACCAATAAATAAAAAAGAGTCAAAACGCACTTTTTTTTCATTGAGGGTTCTTTAGCCACTTAGATCTCGTTTTTACACTTTTAACTTCGATCAGGTTAACTAAACAAGCAATGGGTTCTTCTTTAGTTGGTGTAAGTTGTAAGATTTTCCTTCTTTTCCCACTAAAAGAACCTTCTTTTTGATCTGGGTCTTACTCTGTTTTTTTCTTCTGTTCCCTGGGTTTCTTGGTTTTAGCTGTGTGCATTGAAGAACAAGTAATGTGAAGTGAGTTTGTTTCAATGGAAAAGAAGTGTGGCAAAAGAAAGGCAAAGGAGAAGATGGGTTTTCAAGGTTATGGTTTGAGGGATAACCCTAAGAAATCTTGGAAATCTTTGGGCTTTAATGGTGACGACGACAATGCTGCTACCAGCTCAACCCTTGAGTTTCAGTGCAAAGCTTGTGGCAGACAATTTGAGTCAATGAAAGCTTTGTTCGGTCACATGAGGCATCATTCTGCAAGAGAAAGGAAAGAAGTTAACTGTCAAGAATGTGGCAGAAAGTTTAAGTCCTTGAAGGCTCTCACTGCTCACATGAGATTGCACCCTTTGAAGAGCGTAACAGTGAAGAGAAAGAGATCGAAAAGATCGAGGTATAATAGTGCCCCGAATTCTTCACTTTCTAGCTTGAATGAATCTTCTGGTTTAGTTGAAATTGATCAAGATGTTGAAGATGCTGCCTTGTGCTTGATAATGATGTCTAGGGGTGTAAAGAATTGGACTGAGTTCAATTGTTTTTGGGAGTCTTGTGGTAATGGTGATTTTGAGATCAAATCTTTTCATCAAAATAAAGAGATTTTGCAGACTAGTTTTGGTTATGGGGATGAGCTTGATTCTTATGCGTCTGGTTCTATGAATGTTTTCCATGAGAAGAACATAAGTGAATGTAAAGAATTGGATTCTGGGATTTTGTCTGCAAAGGAAAAGAATGCTGAATCTGGATTTGAATTGTATGAAACTGAGATTAAGGGAACACTTTCTGGGGAAATAATGAACTTGAAGTCTATTGAAACGGAACAAAGGCAGGATTTGATGGAAGGACTGGATTTAACTGGTTTAGGATCCACAAAATCTAGTTCTAGCAAAGATGCCATGTTCGATGCTTGCGATTCGGGACCAGCTGATGATGCTTCCAACAAGCTAAGAAGTATTCCATTGAATTCTGAAGCATCTGATGATTCCCTGAGAAAGAACAAATACAGATGCAGGATCTGCAACAAGACCTTTAAATCTCACCAGGCCCTTGGAGGTCATCAAACAATCCACAGAAAGAGTAATACCTATGCCGAGCCGGTCGAGGACCAAGATAAAACTACCCACATTAGCAGCTCTCCTGAAATTGAGGCTGGATGCAGGCTTGTGAAGGTTGAGTATGTTGAGAATTCAGTGGACCAGGAAATGAATGAGGTGACTAGTTCTGAAACAAGGGTGTACAAGGTGCACAAATGCCTAATCTGCTTAAAGGTTTTCGGATCAGGTCAGGCTTTGGGTGGTCACAAGAGGTCTCACATCTCGAGAGACCCCGGACCTGGTGACAAACAGCCTGCAAAGCAGCTAGACCTTTCTAACATCTCTGATGTTATTGATCTTAACCTCCCAGTTATGCACAATGAAGAGGCTAATGGTGACACCGGACTCAAGTTGTGCCGGCTTGGAACTGACTGCAAGAATGAGGCTCTACTGAGCCTAGTTGCTAACTGATGAAAGGCGATGCCAAAACCATTACTAATGGCTTTTCTTGTGGTTTCCAATGGTAACTCACTTCTAGCTTGCTTCTTTCAAATGATACTTGACATGGCAAAGTTCCATTGATGCTTTTCCTTGGGAGTTTTGATACCGTAAtacgattttttttttcatagttttcatatACCTATATTAGGATTTGATTAGCATTAACATTGCTCAATATATCTTGATTGAATGTTGTCATATTTTTGGTTTTTCATTCTTTTGTTTCATACGTATGTAGCAAATCTCAGTAGCCTGATGAATGTACAGAATATGAAATGAAAGAAATTTTACTTGATAGTCATTTTATATACTATTTTGTTTGATGAGATTGATATACATACACAAATACTTAAATGTTAAAATGTGGATCTGTTGATGACCATGGATGCCTAGCACTTGGTTTAGACCATGTGCGTGGCCTGCAGGATTTCCTAACAAAATGTGGTTTCCTCGTGGCTTTATTTATTGGGTTTTTCCTAACACGTCAAAGGTTAGTTAATATACTATTTATAATAATGATACACCATATTAAATACTGTAATTGATAACTTTATAttctttttttcattcttttttttttttttttttaagatcaaATAAAACCAGCCAAGCAGGGAGAGCAAAGATAGAAGCTTCACTCAACACTTAATTTAGCAATTCAACCTGCAACCTTAAGGAAACCGGCTACTCCAATTCTGTTCCACAATATAAAAATCTTGGGTTTTAATAACCAAATGATTTTGGATAATGATTTATACGAAACTTTGGTTGCTTCTCTTGTTCCACTTCATATTCGCATAGCAGTTAAAATAACAATAGTGGTAAAGTCAAAGTTTTTGGTGTTGACATGTTTGGCTTTTTTATTACACGTCTTTTGAGTTAATCTTGTTAAATAGCAAATGAGTAACTAGGAATGTTTGAGATTACTTAGATTATCATTCATTCGAATGACTTGAAGAAGAAGTAAAGAAGTTTGAGATGGTTCATTTTATCTCTTGGAAGAGGAAGTTGATTTATgaagatttttatttaaatattatttaagataGTTCATGTAATAAATTCCACATTTAAAAGAGTTAAAAGTCTTAACCAAGTGAAGTGAAATTTTTGACTTGAATTAGAAGTTCTACTTATTTGTCGATGAGTTGATCAAGATTTACTTTTAAGTAGGATTGAATTTGTTGAAGACTATTGACCTATCCTAATTCAACTTGgagataaaattatttaaaacatattTATAAGTTGCTTGTGCAGCACAGTTGGGTGTGGTTTATGTTgttgtttttcttaaaat contains these protein-coding regions:
- the LOC108460762 gene encoding uncharacterized protein LOC108460762 is translated as MIHKRPYTDDSQEVACKHMRQCDDTVHIASFVDVNDVHPNNAFQNHQISEGKWEDIYTGCQDEGRFAEDQCNNVHRGTNKEYESGASACVPHFWWVNGNGMDADAESNVAVHLPLFPEYFASGNQVQAFLHSDEIYSSLLSPKKVSVGPEYQADIPEWSQQDMKSSLDYLDTSDPQVALRSSCAGLMVDDDYGKKMMGTCVIPMPDSEATSMFCFEDASHGIDCDCLDRGSISCIGQHVTKAREKLKGNLALEIFRELGFCDMGEEVAKGWTEEEELAFDNVVLSNPFSLGKNFWDHLPVALPSRTKKEAISYYFNVFMLRKRAEQNRIYPLHIDSDDDEWQTAECGIPAGDDDSVVESPTGHETAAHYENNDEEDCHEDIENDYDNEHGVDSSENAADDFCKGITEEEDEGDIDEISRLHGEKFIDDYSCSDFQLVTRVKGNNEDGYNDVQDDSCTSYEYQGEQVDSHGLPETAMDANQPSLECRIH
- the LOC108459760 gene encoding zinc finger protein ZAT4-like, producing the protein MEKKCGKRKAKEKMGFQGYGLRDNPKKSWKSLGFNGDDDNAATSSTLEFQCKACGRQFESMKALFGHMRHHSARERKEVNCQECGRKFKSLKALTAHMRLHPLKSVTVKRKRSKRSRYNSAPNSSLSSLNESSGLVEIDQDVEDAALCLIMMSRGVKNWTEFNCFWESCGNGDFEIKSFHQNKEILQTSFGYGDELDSYASGSMNVFHEKNISECKELDSGILSAKEKNAESGFELYETEIKGTLSGEIMNLKSIETEQRQDLMEGLDLTGLGSTKSSSSKDAMFDACDSGPADDASNKLRSIPLNSEASDDSLRKNKYRCRICNKTFKSHQALGGHQTIHRKSNTYAEPVEDQDKTTHISSSPEIEAGCRLVKVEYVENSVDQEMNEVTSSETRVYKVHKCLICLKVFGSGQALGGHKRSHISRDPGPGDKQPAKQLDLSNISDVIDLNLPVMHNEEANGDTGLKLCRLGTDCKNEALLSLVAN